The genomic DNA GTCATCTGGCGCTTCGCCGCCACGGGCCAGTTCTCCGCCCAGAAGTGGCGCCTGTTCGGGTACGAGAAGGTCCAGCTGGAGCTCCTGAAGGCCATGGGCAACACCCTCAAGGCGTTCGCCTTCGCCTCGGTGCTCTCGCTCGCGTTCGGGTTCGTCCTCGCGCTCGGTCGCCTGAGCAGCCACCGCTGGCTGTCCGGGTTCGCCCGCGGCATCACGGAGCTCCTGCGCGCGGTCCCGCTGCTCGTGCTCATCATGCTCCTGTACTACGGCGTGGCCTCGCTCTCCACGGAGAACGGGCGCCTCTTCCCGTGGCTGTCGCCGTTCTGGTCGGTCGTCATCGGCCTGACCCTCTACAACGGATCCGTGCTGGCGGAGGTGTTCCGGGCGGGCGTCGAGTCCCTCCCCCGCGGTCAGCGGGAGGCGGGCCTGGCGATCGGCCTGACGCACATGAAGACGATGAACCTCATCCTCCTGCCGCAGGCGGTTCGGGCGATGATGCCGGTCATCGTCGCGCAGCTCGTCGTCATCCTCAAGGACACGGCGCTCGGCTTCATCGTCACGTACGAGGAGATCCTGTTCCTGGCCAAGAACTACGGCTCGAACATCCTCTACGGCGCCCCGATCATCCCGGTCTCGATCATCGCCTCTGTCATGTACATCGGCATGTGCATCATCCTGAGCGCCGTGGCCTACTGGCTCCAGCGCCGGATGGCGCGCCGGGGCAAGGTCGCAGGCGGCGGGATCAGCGGCGCGGCACTGCGCTCCGCCCGCCAGTAGCGGCCCCAGCGGCCTCTCCATGACGACGGCGTCCGGTTCACACCGGGCGCCGTCGTCATGTGCGGAACCGGGTCCTAGGAGAGCCAGGCCGTCATGGCCTCGAGGCAGCGCCGCACGGCGTCCTCGGCCACGTGCTCGTCGTCCGTGTGGGCGAGGAGTGCGTCGCCGGGGCCGAAGTTCACGGCCGGGATGCCGAGGGCGGAGAGGCGAGCGACGTCCGTCCAGCCGTACTTGGGCAGCGGCTCGCCCCCGACGGCCTCGACGAAGGACGCCGCCGCGGGGTGCGTCAGCCCGGGCCGGGCTCCGGCCGCCGCGTCCGTGACGACGAGCTCGCACCCCTCCCCGATGGCGTCGCCGAGCACGCCCCGCACGTACTCCTCCGCCTCGGCCGGGGACTTGGACGGCGCGAACCGGTAGTTGATCTCGATCGTCATCGAATCGGGGATGACGTTGCCGGCGGTGCCGCCCGCGATCCGCACGGCGTTGAGGCTCTCGCGGTAGTCGAGGCCCTCGACCCGCACCGTCTGGGGCTCGTGCTCGGCCAGGCGCGTGAGGACCCGCGCGCCGCGGTGGATGGCGTTCTCCCCCATCCAGGCCCGCGCCGAGTGTGCCGCGGTGCCGGTGGTGCGGGCCTCGAGGCGGATCGTGCCGTTGCAGCCGCCCTCCACGACGCCGTTCGTGGGCTCGAGCAGGATGCCGAAGTCGGCGCCGAGGAGCTCCCCGTGGCTCTCCACGAGCCGGCCGAACCCGGACAGGTCCGCGGAGACCTCCTCGTGGTCGTAGAAGACGAAGGTGACGTCCCGGTTCGGGTTCAGCTCCCCGCGGCCGATCATGCCCGCGACCGCGAGCTGCACCGCCACGCCGCCCTTCATGTCCGTGGCGCCCCGGCCGTAGATCACGCCGTCCTCGACGGCGGCGGGCACGGTCCCGCGGGCACCCGGCGTCGTCGGCAGAGGAACCGTGTCCAGGTGACCGGCGAGCATGACGCGCTCGGCGCGCCCGAGGGAGGTGCGGGCGAGGATCGTGTCCCCGTTGCGGGCCAGCTCGAGGCCGTCCAGGCCGGAGAGCGCCTCCCACACCGCGTCCGCGAGCGGGCCCTCGCCGCCCGAGACGGACTCGATGTCCATGAGCGCGCGGGTGAGGTCGGCGACGTCGCCGGAGAGATCGAGGGGCTGGGGGCTTCGGATGTCGGCGTGGCTCATGTGTGAAGCCTATCCCTCCAGTGTCAATCGCCTCAGAGTGTGGGCCCCGGCTGGGGGCGGCGGGCGGCCCCTCGATAGACTCGCTTTCATGACACTTGCCTCCGGCCTCGGCCTCGCCACCGTCCATGATTCCGGCACCGTCCTCGACGCCTGGTTCCCCTCCCCTCGCCTGGGGGCGGGAGCGGACGACGCCGAGCTGCGCGCCCAGATGGAGCCGCTTGCCGTGACGGACGAGGCGCGCCGGACGCGCCGCGAGATCGTCTCCCTCGAGATCGAGACGGACACGGCCCCCGCCTCCACCGCGGACGCCTACCTCCGCCTTCACCTGCTCTCCCACCGCCTCGCCGCGCCCAACACGCTCAACCTCGACGGGATCTTCGGGCACCTGCCCAACGTCGTGTGGACGAGCGCCGGCCCGTGCCACCCCGAGGGCTTCGAGCTGACCCGTGCCGCCCTCGCGGCCCGCGGCCCGCTCACCGTGTTCGGGGTGGACAAGTTCCCGCGCCTGACGGACTACGTCCTGCCGAGCGGCGTGCGGATTGCCGATGCGGACCGCGTCCGCCTCGGGGCCCACCTCGCCCCGGGGACGACGGTCATGCACGAGGGCTTCGTCAACTTCAACGCCGGGACGCTCGGCACGTCGATGGTCGAGGGCCGCATCAGCGCGTCCGTCGTCGTCGGTGACGGCTCGGACGTGGGCGGCGGCGCCTCGATCATGGGCACCCTCTCCGGCGGCGGGACGCAGCGCATCACGATCGGCGAGCGCGTCCTCCTCGGCGCCAACTCGGGCGTGGGCATCTCGATCGGCGACGACTCGGTCGTCGAGGCCGGCCTGTACGTCACGGCGGGCACGAAGGTCCTCGTCCGGGACGCGTCCGGCGAGCGGACCGTCAAGGCCCTCGACCTCTCCGGCGTGCCCAACCTGCTCTTCCTCCGCAACTCCGTCACCGGCGCCGTGGAGGCCCGCCCGCGAGCGGGACGGACGGTCGAGCTCAACTCCGACCTCCATGCCAACTGAGCGCAGCCGGTCCACCCGGGCGGGACGCCCGTCCCGCCCGGCCCAGCGGGGGCGGGCACACGGCACCCGCGCCTCACGGGCCCCGCGTCTGAGCGGCCGTGCCAAGGCGCTCATCACCGCGCTCGTCGGCGCCCTCATCCTCGCGGGGGTCGGGATCTGGGCGGTGACCGCGCGGCCGTGGGGCAGCGTCGTCGTCCGCGAGACCTGCACGGCAGCCGCAGACGGCCGGACGCACACCCTGACGCCCTCGCAGTCCCACTACGCGGCCCAGATCGGGGCGATCTCCCTCAAGCGCGGCCTGCCCATCCGCGCGGCCACGATCGCCACCGCGACCGCAATCCAGGAGTCCGGGCTCGCCAACCTCGACTACGGTGACGATGCTGGCCCGGACTCCCGCGGCCTCTTCCAGCAGCGCCCCAGCCAGGGGTGGGGCACCGAGGCGCAGATCATGGACCCGGAGTACGCGATCAACACGTTCTACAACGCCCTCGTCAAGGTCTCCGGCTACCAGAGCATGGACGTGACGACGGCCGCCCAGGCCGTCCAGCGCAGCGCGTTCCCCGACGCCTACGCGGACCACGAGCCCGAGGCCCGCGCGTTCGCCGCCGCCTTCCGCGGGCAGACGGCCGCCTCGCTCTCCTGCACCCTCCGCCCCGCCACCTCGCCCGGGGATGCGTCCGCCGTCCTCTCGGGACTCTCCGCGGACCTCGGCGTCACCGGCCAGTCCGGCGCCTCGTCCGTGACCGTGCCAGTCTCCGACACACAGCACGGCTGGGCCGTGGCCCACTGGGCCGTCGCCAACGCCTCCGAGTACGGCATCGACTCCGTCACCTACGGCGGGCGCACCTGGACGCGTGAGGGCTCCTGGTCTCAGACGACGACGCCGGCCGCCGAGTCCTCGGGCACCGTCAGCATCGTCCTCCACCGCTGAGGGCCTGCGGGCCGCGCGGGTTGCGGGCCGGTGGTCTCACCGTCGAGGGCCTCCGGGCCCCGGGCCGGGGCGCCGCCTAGACTGGGGCGTATGAAGATTCTTGTCACGGGCGGGGCCGGGTACATCGGCTCCCACACTGTCCTGCAGCTGCTGGAGGCGGGCCACGACGTCGTCGTGTTCGACAACCTGGCGAACTCCTCCCGGGCCTCGCTCGAGCGCGTCCACGAGATCGCCGGGCGCGAGTCCGAGTTCGTCGAGGGCGACATCCGGGACCGCGCAGCGCTGGACGCGGCCTTCGCGGGGCGCGGCATCGACGCGGTCATCCACTTCGCGGGCCTCAAGGCCGTGGGCGAGTCCGTCGCGGAGCCGCTGTCCTACTACTCGAACAACGTCGTCGGCACGATCAACCTGCTCTACGCGATGGACGCCGCGGACGTGCGGCGCATCGTCTTCTCCTCCTCCGCCACCGTGTACGGCAACCGGGCCGTGGCTCCGATGATCGAGAAGATGGAGCTCGACGCCGACAACCCTTACGGCCGGACCAAGGAGCAGATCGAGGACATCCTCGCGGACCTGGGCGCGAGTGACGACCGCTGGTCCATCGCCCTCCTGCGCTACTTCAAC from Falsarthrobacter nasiphocae includes the following:
- a CDS encoding amino acid ABC transporter permease (The N-terminal region of this protein, as described by TIGR01726, is a three transmembrane segment that identifies a subfamily of ABC transporter permease subunits, which specificities that include histidine, arginine, glutamine, glutamate, L-cystine (sic), the opines (in Agrobacterium) octopine and nopaline, etc.), with amino-acid sequence MSASVLFDEPGPKARARYRVWGAVTIVAVLALVAFVIWRFAATGQFSAQKWRLFGYEKVQLELLKAMGNTLKAFAFASVLSLAFGFVLALGRLSSHRWLSGFARGITELLRAVPLLVLIMLLYYGVASLSTENGRLFPWLSPFWSVVIGLTLYNGSVLAEVFRAGVESLPRGQREAGLAIGLTHMKTMNLILLPQAVRAMMPVIVAQLVVILKDTALGFIVTYEEILFLAKNYGSNILYGAPIIPVSIIASVMYIGMCIILSAVAYWLQRRMARRGKVAGGGISGAALRSARQ
- the dapE gene encoding succinyl-diaminopimelate desuccinylase; amino-acid sequence: MSHADIRSPQPLDLSGDVADLTRALMDIESVSGGEGPLADAVWEALSGLDGLELARNGDTILARTSLGRAERVMLAGHLDTVPLPTTPGARGTVPAAVEDGVIYGRGATDMKGGVAVQLAVAGMIGRGELNPNRDVTFVFYDHEEVSADLSGFGRLVESHGELLGADFGILLEPTNGVVEGGCNGTIRLEARTTGTAAHSARAWMGENAIHRGARVLTRLAEHEPQTVRVEGLDYRESLNAVRIAGGTAGNVIPDSMTIEINYRFAPSKSPAEAEEYVRGVLGDAIGEGCELVVTDAAAGARPGLTHPAAASFVEAVGGEPLPKYGWTDVARLSALGIPAVNFGPGDALLAHTDDEHVAEDAVRRCLEAMTAWLS
- the dapD gene encoding 2,3,4,5-tetrahydropyridine-2,6-dicarboxylate N-succinyltransferase, with translation MTLASGLGLATVHDSGTVLDAWFPSPRLGAGADDAELRAQMEPLAVTDEARRTRREIVSLEIETDTAPASTADAYLRLHLLSHRLAAPNTLNLDGIFGHLPNVVWTSAGPCHPEGFELTRAALAARGPLTVFGVDKFPRLTDYVLPSGVRIADADRVRLGAHLAPGTTVMHEGFVNFNAGTLGTSMVEGRISASVVVGDGSDVGGGASIMGTLSGGGTQRITIGERVLLGANSGVGISIGDDSVVEAGLYVTAGTKVLVRDASGERTVKALDLSGVPNLLFLRNSVTGAVEARPRAGRTVELNSDLHAN
- the galE gene encoding UDP-glucose 4-epimerase GalE; translation: MKILVTGGAGYIGSHTVLQLLEAGHDVVVFDNLANSSRASLERVHEIAGRESEFVEGDIRDRAALDAAFAGRGIDAVIHFAGLKAVGESVAEPLSYYSNNVVGTINLLYAMDAADVRRIVFSSSATVYGNRAVAPMIEKMELDADNPYGRTKEQIEDILADLGASDDRWSIALLRYFNPVGAHESGRIGEDPKGVPNNLLPFVAQVAVGRREKVMVFGNDYPTPDGTGVRDYIHVVDLANGHLAALEYISGRTGVGRWNLGTGNGSSVLEVIEAFGRAAGHPIPYEITSRRPGDAATSYADPSAALADLGWSATRTLDQMCEDHWRWQKNNPNGYEA